From a region of the Coregonus clupeaformis isolate EN_2021a unplaced genomic scaffold, ASM2061545v1 scaf1490, whole genome shotgun sequence genome:
- the LOC121563203 gene encoding serine/threonine-protein phosphatase 6 regulatory ankyrin repeat subunit A-like: MVRLLLSRGANINAFDKKDRRAIHWAAYMGHIEVVKLLASHGSEVSCKNKKAYTPLHSAASSGMISVVKYLLDLGVDVSQHAFKCVGGFHNSNEEREVRASGFLTS, translated from the exons aTGGTGAGGCTGCTTCTCTCCAGAGGAGCCAACATTAATGCCTTTGACAAGAAGGATCGCCGAGCAATCCACTGGGCTGCTTACATGG GGCACATTGAGGTGGTGAAACTGCTGGCCTCTCATGGATCAGAGGTGTCCTGTAAAAACAAGAAGGCCTACACCCCTCTCCACTCTGCAGCCTCCAGTGGAATGATCAGTGTGGTCAAGTACCTCCTGGACCTTGGTGTGGATGTGAGTCAACACGCATTCAAATGTGTAGGGGGTTTTCATaatagtaatgaagagagagaggttagagccagtggttttctaacaagttga